The proteins below are encoded in one region of Chitinophagales bacterium:
- a CDS encoding dihydrofolate reductase → MKIALVAAIGSNNEIGAHGNLLWHLPADLKRFKEITLGHHVLMGRKTYESIPAKFRPLPGRENIVLTSNKYYTAQGCKVVHSIEDGIQIAATAGDTALMIIGGGEIYALAMPLATTLYITKVEGTFPDADAFFPAWNNADFVLTEQEHFSKDDKHAFNFSFLQLEKRSSM, encoded by the coding sequence ATGAAAATTGCATTGGTAGCAGCCATCGGAAGTAATAATGAAATTGGCGCTCACGGTAATTTGCTATGGCACTTGCCGGCAGATTTAAAACGCTTTAAAGAGATTACACTTGGGCATCATGTACTCATGGGACGCAAAACTTATGAGAGTATCCCTGCAAAATTTCGCCCGTTGCCCGGCAGAGAAAATATTGTACTCACTAGTAATAAGTATTATACGGCACAAGGTTGTAAAGTGGTGCATTCAATAGAAGACGGAATACAAATTGCAGCAACCGCAGGTGACACAGCGCTGATGATTATTGGTGGTGGCGAAATTTATGCTTTGGCAATGCCACTTGCCACCACACTCTATATCACAAAAGTAGAAGGAACATTCCCCGATGCAGATGCGTTTTTTCCAGCATGGAACAATGCCGATTTTGTGCTAACGGAACAAGAACACTTTTCTAAAGACGATAAACACGCATTTAATTTTAGTTTCCTACAATTAGAGAAAAGAAGTAGCATGTAG
- a CDS encoding acyl-CoA dehydrogenase family protein: protein MKLERTIYNEEQLLFAQSVRDFAAKEITPHNPTWEKNKMVSRESWQKLGEAGFLCMQVDEQYGGLGIKDFRYNAIFIEELGRTGCGGPAVGYPLHSDIVCPYIEHYGSEAIKKKWLPKMVTGEAIAAIAMTEPGAGSDLQGMRTTAINKGDYYLLNGSKTFITNGYLSDIAIVAAKTDPTQGAKGISLFLVETGMKGYSKGKPFEKVGLHAQDTCELFLENVEVPKENLIGKEGEGFKYLMTELSQERLVVGLGAIALSEAVLAATVQYTQDRVAFGKPISALQNTRFKLAEMATEIAVGRTFADRCLELHCEKKLSQEAASACKLWLTEMQCKVADECVQLHGGYGYMWEYLAGRAWADARVQRIYAGTNEIMKELIARSVVGR from the coding sequence ATGAAATTAGAACGCACCATTTACAACGAAGAGCAATTACTTTTTGCACAAAGCGTAAGAGATTTTGCAGCCAAAGAAATTACACCACACAATCCCACTTGGGAAAAGAATAAAATGGTGAGCCGAGAGAGCTGGCAAAAGTTGGGCGAAGCAGGATTTTTATGTATGCAGGTGGATGAGCAGTACGGAGGATTGGGAATAAAAGATTTTAGATACAATGCCATATTTATAGAAGAGTTAGGGCGTACAGGTTGTGGAGGTCCGGCAGTAGGCTATCCTTTACATTCAGATATTGTGTGTCCCTACATTGAACACTACGGAAGCGAGGCAATAAAGAAAAAATGGTTGCCTAAAATGGTTACTGGCGAAGCTATTGCAGCCATTGCCATGACAGAGCCCGGTGCCGGCAGCGACCTACAAGGAATGCGCACAACGGCCATCAACAAAGGCGATTATTACTTACTCAACGGCTCAAAAACTTTTATTACCAACGGATATTTGAGCGATATTGCCATAGTAGCTGCAAAAACCGACCCAACACAAGGTGCAAAAGGAATAAGTTTATTCTTGGTAGAAACCGGCATGAAAGGCTACAGTAAAGGAAAGCCTTTTGAAAAGGTGGGTTTGCATGCTCAAGATACTTGCGAATTATTTCTTGAAAATGTAGAAGTACCCAAAGAAAATTTAATAGGAAAAGAAGGAGAGGGCTTTAAGTATTTAATGACTGAACTTTCGCAAGAGCGTTTAGTAGTTGGTTTGGGTGCCATTGCATTATCTGAAGCAGTATTGGCAGCTACGGTGCAATACACGCAAGACCGTGTGGCATTTGGCAAACCAATTTCGGCATTGCAAAATACACGCTTTAAATTGGCAGAAATGGCCACAGAGATAGCCGTGGGTAGAACCTTTGCCGATCGCTGCCTAGAATTACATTGCGAGAAAAAACTATCGCAAGAAGCTGCCAGCGCCTGCAAGTTGTGGCTTACTGAAATGCAATGCAAAGTAGCCGATGAGTGTGTGCAATTACACGGAGGTTATGGCTATATGTGGGAATATCTTGCAGGACGAGCATGGGCCGATGCACGTGTACAACGTATCTATGCAGGCACTAATGAAATTATGAAGGAACTTATTGCTAGAAGTGTAGTTGGCAGATAA
- the can gene encoding carbonate dehydratase, with protein MPKIYQDIFINNKKWVKEKLAQDPAYFTTLSKGQKPPILWIGCSDSRVPANDITGTQPGEIFVHRNIANMVIHTDMSMLSVLDYSINILKVSHIIVCGHYGCGGITAALGNKQVGLIDNWLRHIKDVYRLHKAELDAIEDSEAQHRRMVELNVEEQVLDLAKTSIVQNAWARGQFLQVHGLVYDINNGLLKDLNVTVDDTQEIDTVYKFELA; from the coding sequence ATGCCTAAGATATATCAAGATATTTTCATCAATAATAAGAAATGGGTTAAAGAAAAACTTGCGCAAGACCCTGCCTATTTTACCACACTTTCTAAAGGACAAAAGCCTCCTATTTTATGGATTGGCTGTTCCGATAGCCGCGTACCTGCTAACGATATTACCGGAACCCAGCCGGGCGAAATTTTTGTACACCGCAATATTGCCAATATGGTAATACATACCGATATGAGCATGCTAAGTGTATTAGATTATTCTATCAATATACTAAAAGTAAGCCATATTATAGTTTGTGGGCATTATGGTTGTGGAGGCATAACTGCAGCTCTCGGTAATAAACAAGTAGGCTTAATTGATAACTGGCTGCGCCATATAAAGGATGTGTACCGTTTACACAAAGCTGAACTTGATGCCATTGAAGATTCTGAAGCACAACACCGCAGAATGGTAGAATTAAATGTAGAAGAGCAAGTGCTCGATCTTGCCAAAACTTCTATCGTGCAAAACGCATGGGCGCGCGGGCAGTTTTTGCAAGTACACGGACTAGTGTACGACATCAACAATGGCCTACTAAAAGACCTCAACGTAACTGTTGACGATACTCAGGAAATAGATACCGTTTACAAATTTGAATTAGCCTAA
- a CDS encoding SulP family inorganic anion transporter — MKNRSFFAEWKSDLPSGLVVYLVALPLCLGIAAAATGRPDLLFSGVIAGIVGGIVVGSFSDSQLGVSGPAAGLVTIVLTGISTIGSFEAFLLAVVLAGAIQFIAGVLKAGVIGYYFPSSVIKGMLAAIGITLILKQLPHALGYDKDLMGNMDFATQDHHNTFTELYYAIKFSSMGAIVIAIASLLLLVLFDKPFMKKFGLFKFLPGSLIVVSIGIFTNIAFQVWNPSLALSGDHLVQLPVADSIADFVGFFTLPDFSQLTNWKVYQFAFTLALVASLESLLSVEATDKLDPFKRNTSTNKELKAQGLGNMVSGMLGGLPVTQVIVRSSANINAGGKTKLATIIHGIILLLSAIFIPKYLNYIPMASLAAILLLVGYKLTQFSLIKGMYRLGWEQFIPFAVTIIAIISTDLLRGIAVGLCVAIFYIIRKNHNHSYRYEKVAEAGKDSIRLTLSEEVSFLNKGSIWGMLHNLPNGSKVIVDGSRSAYIDYDVVEALHDFKNHSAVLKNVTVELIGIPETEKVGTH; from the coding sequence ATGAAAAATCGTAGCTTTTTTGCAGAATGGAAATCGGATTTACCTTCTGGATTAGTAGTGTATTTGGTGGCACTGCCACTCTGCCTTGGTATAGCTGCAGCAGCTACGGGGCGTCCAGATTTACTCTTTTCGGGTGTTATTGCGGGCATTGTTGGAGGAATTGTTGTTGGTTCTTTTAGCGATTCGCAACTGGGCGTTTCTGGACCTGCTGCAGGTTTAGTAACAATTGTACTAACCGGAATTTCAACCATCGGGAGCTTTGAAGCCTTTTTACTGGCAGTGGTATTAGCCGGAGCTATTCAATTTATTGCAGGTGTGCTAAAAGCCGGAGTTATTGGCTATTATTTTCCCTCATCGGTAATTAAAGGAATGCTGGCAGCTATCGGTATCACACTAATACTCAAGCAATTGCCACATGCGTTGGGGTACGATAAGGATTTAATGGGTAATATGGACTTTGCTACACAAGATCACCACAATACCTTTACAGAATTGTATTATGCCATAAAGTTTAGCAGCATGGGAGCTATCGTAATTGCTATTGCCTCGCTGCTTTTACTGGTACTTTTCGATAAGCCTTTTATGAAAAAGTTTGGCCTGTTTAAGTTTCTGCCGGGGTCTTTAATTGTGGTTTCTATTGGCATATTCACCAATATCGCTTTCCAAGTTTGGAATCCATCGCTGGCACTCAGTGGCGACCATTTGGTACAATTGCCCGTAGCCGACAGTATTGCCGATTTTGTAGGATTCTTCACCTTGCCCGATTTTTCGCAACTTACCAATTGGAAAGTATATCAGTTTGCATTTACATTGGCATTGGTTGCTAGTTTAGAATCCTTGCTAAGTGTAGAGGCCACCGACAAGTTAGACCCTTTTAAGCGAAATACCTCTACCAACAAAGAATTAAAGGCACAAGGGCTTGGAAATATGGTATCGGGCATGTTGGGCGGCTTGCCAGTTACACAAGTTATTGTGCGCAGTTCTGCCAATATAAATGCCGGAGGAAAAACCAAATTAGCAACCATTATTCACGGCATCATCCTGCTGCTATCTGCAATCTTTATTCCTAAGTATCTTAACTACATACCTATGGCTTCACTGGCGGCTATACTACTTTTGGTGGGCTACAAACTCACTCAGTTTTCGCTCATTAAAGGTATGTATCGTTTAGGATGGGAACAATTTATCCCATTTGCTGTTACCATTATTGCTATCATCTCTACCGACTTATTACGAGGCATTGCAGTAGGTTTATGTGTGGCAATTTTTTACATTATACGGAAAAACCATAACCACTCCTATAGATACGAAAAAGTAGCAGAGGCAGGTAAGGATTCTATCCGTTTAACACTTTCTGAAGAGGTTTCGTTTTTAAACAAAGGAAGTATCTGGGGAATGTTGCACAACCTACCCAATGGCAGCAAGGTAATTGTGGATGGATCGCGCTCAGCTTATATTGACTACGATGTTGTTGAAGCACTGCATGATTTTAAAAACCATTCGGCAGTATTGAAAAACGTTACAGTAGAACTTATTGGCATTCCGGAAACAGAAAAAGTAGGAACCCACTAA
- a CDS encoding response regulator: protein MANPLKVYVVEDDTMQGEMVKDHLTGKGYSVKLYNTGEGLLKELETDAPDILVLDYNLNSVDKSAMEGIDILKRVKDKNTDVEVIMYSGQDSIDVAVDTMRYGAFDYIVKGEAAFARLDFIIGKIRKQWESSANEQRYRKLSTWLIALVAAMVGAMVVGIITGNITLGA, encoded by the coding sequence ATGGCAAATCCTTTAAAAGTTTACGTAGTAGAAGACGATACCATGCAAGGCGAAATGGTAAAAGACCATCTTACAGGTAAAGGTTATTCAGTAAAATTATACAATACAGGCGAAGGCTTATTAAAAGAGTTAGAAACCGATGCTCCAGATATATTAGTACTCGATTACAACTTAAATTCTGTTGATAAATCTGCCATGGAAGGTATTGATATTTTAAAACGAGTGAAGGATAAGAATACAGATGTAGAGGTAATTATGTACAGCGGGCAAGATAGCATTGATGTGGCAGTAGATACTATGCGCTATGGTGCTTTCGATTATATCGTAAAGGGCGAAGCAGCGTTTGCAAGGTTAGATTTTATTATCGGCAAAATACGCAAACAATGGGAATCTTCGGCAAATGAACAGCGCTACCGCAAGTTAAGCACTTGGCTTATTGCATTAGTGGCAGCAATGGTGGGAGCAATGGTTGTAGGAATAATTACCGGCAATATTACATTAGGAGCATAG